The segment GCAGCGCGAGAATAAAATAATCCGCGACGCAGACCGCGGTGCATTTATCGTTGAAGTAGACGCCCGTTGTGTCCATCGCCGCTGTGATTTTTTTTGAGATGACCGGCATCAGGATTTTTGGCTTTTGAAATATAGCTTTATATTTGCATGGCCGCAGCTCCCACCAGTAATCGCCCTTGTCGCGCCTTGCGAGTGCTTCTTTTTCAAACTGCGCCAGGTGCGCGGCTACCAACGGGTGTTTTGTGGCGAACCAGAATAGCGCGTCGTCCAGCTCTCTATGTCTGTTGGTGTAGCCTTTTTCTATAAAAATAAGCTGCTTTTTTACAGGAGGCAGGCTGTACGGCTTGACGTCCCGGCCGGAATAGAACGGGACTATCAGTTCCGCGGAGTTTTGCTCGGTATTTTTTATACGACACGCAGTATCGTTGTCTATGACGAATGCCGCGTTGAGCCCTGTTAGCACGCCTCTGTATATCTCCCCTTGCGCGTATTGGAAAAGTGAGAGGCTTTTTTCTTTGATCGCGGCTAAAATCTCGCTGCGGGTTTTTGAGTTTGGCTCCGAGATGGAAACGACGGCGCCGTTTTGCTGAGGCTGCGGTGCGTTGTCGCAAATATAATCAGAAAGAGAACTGTCCTGCGAACAGGCTGCGGCATCCATATAGATCGTGGCCTCTGCGCACGGCTCGGCGAAGAGCGAAATGGCCGTAAGCTGAAGTGCCGAACCCTTTGACGAGAGGCGGTTTCCAAGTGAAGCAATAAGGCGCGGGGGCGTGACGCGGAAGAAATCTTTAAGCCCCTCGCCGTATGCCGCCTTCATCCATCTGTCCGATGAAAGTGTGACGGCGCTGCCGTCGGGCGCAAGCATCCCGGCCGCTCTTTCGATGTAGTAGCAATAGAGATCCGCTTTGAAACGCTGCGACGAATAGCCCGACAATAGTTCCTTCAGCGCGGCAAAGCGTTCCGCTCTGAGATGAGGCGGAAGTGTGACGATAAGGTCGAACTTGAGATCGTTAAATATATTTTCAACTAGAACGCTTCCCCATACAAACTTTTCACGGTCAGGGGCGGCGTATGGATATATGAGGCGCAGCGCGGCGAAGATCATGTCAAGCGACGCCGCGCTGCAGTCTGTCAGATAAAGAGAGTTTTCTATAAAATCTTTGATGAGATTTTCAAGACGTCGTTCGGCGGTGCGGCCCGTCAGATATTTTCTTAGGCCGAGGCGCACGCCCGCTATTTGAGCGATCATGTGAAGAACGACGGCGCCGCCTGATGCCGCGATGTCGCAGAATCGTATGCGGGACAGGGCTGCGTCGATGCTCTGGGCGTGCGACGCGATGACGCTGTCGTCATAAAGGATACGTTCGTTGGCAAAGTAACCGTCCAGCGC is part of the Cloacibacillus sp. genome and harbors:
- a CDS encoding TaqI-like C-terminal specificity domain-containing protein, which gives rise to MRQRNSSSIIFQKLCSEVFEAASFTKLAEELFLTVDASESRIRSGVHIPQALKSHISSYRIIGKHIPASGSGRIDIIQIKLAPGVLASDSFAQARCFIDDYMTKNKASGLLAAAVSAPDEPSLLMLAEPDSAQRIEPEEGLLDFLCVEGIKNYLQKSCDLAREALDGYFANERILYDDSVIASHAQSIDAALSRIRFCDIAASGGAVVLHMIAQIAGVRLGLRKYLTGRTAERRLENLIKDFIENSLYLTDCSAASLDMIFAALRLIYPYAAPDREKFVWGSVLVENIFNDLKFDLIVTLPPHLRAERFAALKELLSGYSSQRFKADLYCYYIERAAGMLAPDGSAVTLSSDRWMKAAYGEGLKDFFRVTPPRLIASLGNRLSSKGSALQLTAISLFAEPCAEATIYMDAAACSQDSSLSDYICDNAPQPQQNGAVVSISEPNSKTRSEILAAIKEKSLSLFQYAQGEIYRGVLTGLNAAFVIDNDTACRIKNTEQNSAELIVPFYSGRDVKPYSLPPVKKQLIFIEKGYTNRHRELDDALFWFATKHPLVAAHLAQFEKEALARRDKGDYWWELRPCKYKAIFQKPKILMPVISKKITAAMDTTGVYFNDKCTAVCVADYFILALLNSTLMDFVYRAGAPELLNGYYELRPSQIANLPVCRISAGETKKLELKEKIERAAQALSALYANEPPQKHGRRSDAAITLEKEIDRDIFQLYGLTPTQRSVIENN